In Aerococcus loyolae, a genomic segment contains:
- the msrB gene encoding peptide-methionine (R)-S-oxide reductase MsrB has protein sequence MNQEEKNARLKELSDLAYEVTQNQATERPFSGDYDEFFEKGIYVDIVDGKPLFSSSKKYNSGCGWPAFTQPIEEDVVNEHQDTSHGMVRTEVRSQAADSHLGHVFTDGPSEAGGLRYCINSAALKFIPYEEMDQAGYSDYKKYVE, from the coding sequence ATGAATCAAGAAGAAAAAAACGCTCGTTTAAAAGAACTTAGTGACTTAGCTTATGAAGTGACTCAAAATCAAGCCACTGAACGTCCTTTTTCAGGTGACTATGATGAATTTTTTGAAAAGGGAATTTACGTCGATATTGTGGATGGAAAGCCTTTATTCTCTTCTAGTAAAAAATACAATTCTGGTTGTGGTTGGCCGGCTTTTACCCAACCTATCGAAGAGGATGTCGTTAACGAGCACCAAGATACTTCACATGGCATGGTACGTACTGAAGTGCGAAGTCAAGCAGCAGACTCTCATTTGGGACATGTCTTTACTGATGGGCCAAGTGAAGCAGGCGGGTTAAGATATTGTATTAATTCTGCTGCTTTAAAATTTATTCCCTATGAAGAAATGGACCAAGCTGGCTATAGTGACTACAAAAAATATGTGGAGTAA
- the ruvA gene encoding Holliday junction branch migration protein RuvA: MYQYIKGLLVDLTSEAVVVEAAGIAYYIYFPNPYRLSDQKGQQVQVWLYQAVSQDAIRLYGFFDQAEKQLFLQLISVSGIGPKSALSILAYGDQAGFIAAIESENVKFLTKFPGVGKKTAQQIILDLQSKLSRLKSEALPAEQEVISDQSESSQMMIELEAALNSLGYAKREIDQVIKKGDFSEVDNTADAIRVALRYITLK, translated from the coding sequence ATGTACCAATATATCAAGGGATTACTTGTTGATTTAACCAGTGAAGCGGTAGTTGTGGAAGCGGCTGGGATTGCTTATTATATTTATTTTCCTAACCCCTATCGCTTAAGTGATCAAAAAGGCCAGCAGGTGCAGGTCTGGCTCTATCAAGCGGTTAGCCAGGATGCCATACGCCTGTATGGCTTTTTTGATCAGGCCGAGAAACAACTCTTTTTACAATTAATAAGTGTTTCGGGAATCGGTCCTAAGAGTGCTTTATCAATTTTAGCTTATGGGGACCAAGCCGGCTTTATTGCGGCGATTGAATCGGAAAATGTCAAATTCTTAACCAAGTTTCCTGGCGTTGGTAAAAAAACTGCCCAACAGATTATCTTAGACTTACAAAGTAAGCTCAGTCGCCTTAAATCCGAAGCCCTTCCAGCGGAACAAGAAGTCATTTCTGATCAATCAGAGTCAAGTCAGATGATGATTGAATTAGAAGCAGCCCTAAACAGTCTAGGTTACGCTAAGCGGGAGATTGATCAAGTGATCAAAAAAGGCGATTTTTCAGAGGTCGATAATACTGCCGATGCTATCCGGGTCGCCTTAAGATACATAACCTTAAAATAA
- a CDS encoding G5 domain-containing protein — protein sequence MQNKEKTLSFRKLNLGLASVAVAAFLAANPQEVHAQENGTTNVSLITTYASATPTNELANDSYEIQDPQQAEKALEIIRNTRNTYYDDETVPFEGIPLKNYVTQKGLTKEQYVNDVRYDRMNEKDAYIRAEETAIHGKIDHKGPDGVSKPQYKNSNATLENLSWGRPNVEADMKAWTSDELPALKEANGKFTANNGHLYQILNPNNISFGYGRFSKFAPGVDSSKFKNAIDPIGNLTISRQVGDTDYPAGKITETIPTPEDQKNEPIPFEVERIEDSTLEKGKTIVKQEGEDGLRDSKGVVIRQPKNKIILVGTKEAEKTESTNPEPTKPNPDPTLDEKPTTPVTPDPQPEPEPVQPKPEEKPTPKPQPEPANPNPTKPELDPVPVQDPKPVQPTNITEPELTPDPVPTPKPIAQPTKPTLTVPSTPLVSPTSQASTAVEPTLATPTAVAPTSDSDKSVTAEEGSQDPTSVTASGTNDPVTENQNKDIKTNKVLALAPKEEKFSTAKATSAPATHSVLPKTGVVAASFTGFGLALVAAGATVLKRRK from the coding sequence ATGCAGAATAAAGAAAAGACACTTTCATTTCGTAAATTAAACCTTGGCCTTGCCTCTGTTGCTGTCGCCGCTTTCTTAGCAGCCAATCCTCAAGAGGTCCATGCCCAAGAAAATGGAACTACTAATGTATCTTTGATTACAACATATGCTTCAGCCACTCCAACCAATGAACTTGCAAATGATAGTTATGAAATCCAAGACCCACAGCAAGCTGAAAAAGCTTTGGAAATAATCCGCAATACCCGTAATACTTATTATGATGATGAAACCGTGCCTTTTGAAGGGATCCCACTTAAAAACTATGTGACCCAAAAAGGTTTGACCAAGGAGCAGTATGTCAATGATGTCCGCTATGATCGCATGAATGAAAAGGATGCCTACATCCGGGCGGAAGAAACAGCTATCCATGGAAAAATTGACCATAAGGGACCCGATGGGGTAAGTAAACCACAATATAAAAATAGTAATGCTACACTGGAAAACTTGAGCTGGGGTCGCCCCAATGTCGAAGCTGATATGAAGGCATGGACGAGTGATGAATTACCTGCCTTGAAAGAAGCCAATGGAAAATTTACTGCTAATAACGGTCACCTTTATCAGATTTTAAATCCTAATAATATTTCCTTTGGTTACGGAAGATTTTCAAAATTTGCCCCTGGCGTAGATTCTTCTAAGTTTAAAAACGCCATAGATCCTATTGGCAACTTGACCATATCTCGTCAAGTTGGAGATACTGATTATCCAGCTGGAAAGATTACTGAAACGATACCAACACCAGAAGATCAAAAAAATGAACCTATTCCTTTTGAAGTGGAAAGAATTGAAGATTCAACACTTGAAAAGGGTAAAACCATTGTTAAACAAGAAGGTGAGGATGGTTTAAGAGATTCGAAGGGTGTTGTTATTCGTCAACCAAAAAATAAAATTATTTTAGTCGGTACAAAGGAAGCTGAAAAAACAGAGTCTACAAATCCGGAACCAACCAAGCCAAACCCAGATCCAACATTGGATGAAAAACCAACGACACCAGTTACACCGGACCCACAACCAGAACCAGAACCGGTTCAACCAAAACCGGAAGAAAAGCCAACCCCAAAACCGCAACCAGAACCAGCGAATCCAAATCCAACAAAACCAGAACTAGATCCAGTTCCAGTACAGGATCCTAAGCCAGTTCAACCAACCAACATTACTGAACCAGAACTGACGCCGGACCCAGTCCCAACACCAAAACCTATTGCTCAACCGACAAAACCAACTCTAACCGTACCAAGTACTCCGCTTGTTAGTCCAACTAGCCAAGCTAGCACTGCTGTAGAACCTACACTAGCAACTCCTACAGCTGTTGCTCCAACTAGCGATAGTGATAAGTCAGTGACTGCAGAAGAAGGTTCACAAGATCCAACTTCAGTGACTGCTTCTGGTACAAATGATCCAGTGACTGAAAATCAAAATAAAGATATCAAGACAAATAAAGTCCTAGCCTTAGCTCCTAAGGAAGAAAAATTTTCGACTGCTAAAGCGACCTCTGCACCGGCTACTCATTCTGTTTTACCTAAAACTGGTGTAGTTGCTGCATCTTTTACAGGCTTTGGCCTTGCCTTAGTTGCAGCTGGAGCAACTGTTTTGAAGCGTCGCAAATAA
- the mutL gene encoding DNA mismatch repair endonuclease MutL, protein MIHELPEQVANQIAAGEVVERPASVVKELLENAIDAQATSIDIKIEEAGLKAIQVIDNGLGMSGDDVKLAFKRHATSKIYHSRDLFRIKTLGFRGEALPSIASVAEVSLETSDGKEGSSISLIGGDEVEYRPSHLRQGTTIQVENLFYNTPARLKHIKQLSTELSHITDVVNRLAMAHPDIRFTYTHDGRELLRTNGKGRLQEVIAAVYGFKQAQDMLVIENEDHDFQISGYISKPELTRASRNYMSLFVNGRYIKNYVLSQAIIKGYASKLMIGRYPIAVLNISTDAQLLDVNVHPTKQEIRISKEEELYDLIQSSVQERLSPLRRIPDVGKKNITETANYQATIDLKSQEDSQQLHFDFKSPKDPAGKESFLVKEADYGNQWQDERKHADQEAYAPNESPLKKESHPGDFKPASSPKQQADKGEKQRNSSFPQLDYVGQLQASYLVCSDETGMYLVDQHAAQERIKYEYFREAIGDMDTASQELLVPLVLDYPSSESHDVRQVLDRIRAMGIGIEEFGPNQFLVNYHPAWMGSDQVNEHIDSMIQLAIENKDFSVNTYREKTAIMMSCRLSIKANHYLDDRQARQLLDDLTYCENPYNCPHGRPVLIHYSNYEIERSFKRIQDAHESPKNQ, encoded by the coding sequence ATGATCCACGAACTTCCTGAACAAGTTGCTAATCAGATTGCCGCTGGTGAAGTGGTTGAACGGCCGGCTTCTGTGGTAAAAGAGCTCTTAGAAAATGCGATTGATGCCCAGGCGACCAGTATTGATATCAAGATAGAAGAGGCTGGTTTAAAGGCCATTCAAGTGATTGATAACGGTTTAGGGATGAGTGGCGACGATGTGAAGCTGGCCTTTAAACGCCATGCTACTAGTAAAATCTATCATTCACGAGACCTCTTTCGGATCAAAACCTTGGGCTTTCGTGGTGAAGCTCTGCCTTCGATCGCCTCAGTCGCTGAAGTCTCGCTGGAAACCAGTGATGGGAAAGAGGGCTCCTCTATCAGTTTAATAGGGGGCGATGAAGTAGAATACCGCCCTTCGCATTTACGGCAAGGAACGACTATCCAAGTGGAAAATTTATTCTACAATACGCCAGCTCGCTTAAAGCATATTAAACAATTAAGCACAGAACTTTCTCATATTACGGATGTCGTGAACCGTTTAGCCATGGCCCATCCTGATATACGGTTTACTTATACTCACGATGGCAGAGAGCTATTACGAACCAATGGCAAGGGTCGGCTCCAAGAAGTTATCGCTGCTGTTTATGGATTTAAACAGGCCCAAGACATGTTAGTGATTGAGAATGAGGACCATGATTTTCAAATCAGCGGTTATATCTCTAAACCAGAACTTACCCGGGCCTCGCGCAATTACATGTCCCTATTTGTTAACGGTCGCTATATCAAAAATTATGTCCTCAGTCAGGCGATTATCAAGGGCTATGCTTCTAAGTTAATGATTGGTCGTTACCCCATAGCTGTCCTTAATATTTCTACTGATGCCCAATTACTTGATGTTAATGTCCATCCAACCAAACAAGAGATTCGCATCAGTAAAGAAGAAGAACTTTACGACCTCATCCAAAGCAGTGTTCAGGAAAGACTATCTCCCCTAAGAAGGATCCCTGATGTAGGCAAAAAAAATATTACTGAGACAGCTAATTATCAAGCCACCATTGACTTAAAAAGTCAAGAGGATAGCCAGCAACTGCATTTTGACTTCAAGAGTCCAAAAGACCCTGCCGGTAAAGAGTCTTTCCTCGTTAAGGAAGCTGACTATGGTAATCAATGGCAAGATGAAAGAAAGCATGCTGACCAGGAGGCGTATGCTCCCAATGAGAGTCCCTTAAAGAAAGAAAGTCATCCGGGTGATTTTAAGCCAGCATCTAGTCCTAAGCAGCAGGCGGATAAAGGGGAAAAGCAGAGAAACTCAAGTTTTCCACAACTGGACTATGTGGGCCAATTACAGGCTTCTTATTTGGTCTGTTCCGATGAAACCGGAATGTATTTAGTTGACCAGCATGCTGCCCAAGAACGGATTAAATATGAATACTTCCGCGAAGCCATCGGCGATATGGATACAGCCAGCCAGGAATTATTGGTACCCTTAGTCTTAGACTATCCTTCATCAGAAAGTCATGATGTCAGACAGGTCTTAGACCGGATACGGGCCATGGGGATTGGCATTGAAGAATTTGGCCCCAATCAATTTTTAGTCAACTACCATCCCGCTTGGATGGGAAGTGATCAGGTCAATGAGCACATTGATTCTATGATCCAACTAGCCATTGAAAATAAAGATTTTTCGGTCAATACCTACCGAGAAAAAACCGCTATTATGATGTCGTGTCGGCTTTCGATAAAGGCTAATCATTATTTAGATGATCGTCAGGCCCGGCAATTGTTAGATGACCTGACTTACTGTGAGAATCCTTATAATTGCCCCCACGGGCGTCCAGTTTTAATCCATTATTCCAATTATGAAATTGAACGCAGCTTTAAACGGATTCAAGACGCCCATGAAAGTCCTAAGAATCAATAA
- the queA gene encoding tRNA preQ1(34) S-adenosylmethionine ribosyltransferase-isomerase QueA encodes MTLKTTDFDYDLPEELIAQSPTKDRLNCRLLCLNARDGRYQDKMFSAIEEEFEAGDVLVLNNTRVLPARLYGEKEATGGHVEVLLLNNVEGDLWETLVKPGRRLKAGTMISFGDGRLKAEIKETLDYGGGRLLEFYYDGIFLEILESLGEMPLPPYIKNKLTDPDRYQTVYAKVNGSAAAPTAGLHFTEDYLKRLQEKGVKIAYLTLHVGLGTFRPVNEEDLSDHQMHSEFYRLDPENAEIISQAQANGHHVIACGTTCIRTLETIGQKFDGQVKADSGWTDIFIYPGFKFTVVDHFITNFHLPKSTLVMLVAAFAGRDHVLKAYHHAVEEKYQFFSFGDAMFVRGPQYIEK; translated from the coding sequence ATGACCTTAAAAACGACAGATTTTGATTATGATTTACCAGAAGAACTCATTGCCCAAAGTCCCACTAAGGATCGCTTAAACTGTCGACTTTTATGTTTGAATGCCAGGGATGGTCGCTACCAGGACAAGATGTTTTCAGCTATTGAAGAGGAGTTTGAAGCAGGGGATGTCTTAGTGTTAAATAATACTCGGGTCTTACCAGCCCGTCTCTACGGCGAAAAAGAAGCGACCGGTGGCCACGTTGAAGTATTACTCTTAAACAATGTGGAAGGTGACCTTTGGGAGACCCTGGTAAAACCAGGACGACGCTTGAAAGCAGGGACTATGATTAGTTTTGGAGATGGGCGTCTCAAGGCTGAAATCAAAGAAACGCTTGACTATGGTGGTGGTCGCCTGCTGGAATTTTATTATGACGGGATTTTCTTAGAAATTTTAGAGAGTCTAGGAGAGATGCCCCTGCCACCTTACATTAAGAACAAATTAACTGATCCGGACCGCTATCAAACGGTCTATGCCAAGGTGAATGGTTCGGCAGCAGCCCCGACAGCGGGTTTACACTTTACTGAGGACTATCTAAAGAGATTACAGGAAAAAGGGGTTAAGATTGCTTATCTGACCCTCCATGTCGGTTTGGGAACTTTTCGACCAGTGAATGAAGAAGATCTTAGTGACCACCAAATGCATTCAGAGTTTTATCGCTTAGATCCAGAAAATGCAGAAATAATTAGTCAAGCCCAAGCTAATGGTCACCATGTCATTGCCTGCGGAACAACCTGTATTCGTACCTTAGAAACGATTGGTCAAAAATTTGATGGCCAAGTAAAAGCAGATTCTGGCTGGACTGATATTTTCATTTATCCAGGTTTTAAATTTACTGTGGTGGACCATTTCATTACCAACTTCCATTTACCTAAGTCAACCCTAGTGATGTTGGTGGCTGCTTTTGCCGGAAGAGACCATGTGCTTAAAGCCTATCACCATGCGGTCGAGGAGAAGTATCAATTCTTTTCTTTTGGTGATGCTATGTTCGTCCGTGGCCCCCAATACATAGAAAAATAA
- the ruvB gene encoding Holliday junction branch migration DNA helicase RuvB, translating into MSSEKRLQSGEEFFEEEDMEASLRPQLLKDYIGQEETKHELSVYIHAARQRTESLDHVLLYGPPGLGKTTLANVISNEMQVNMQTSSGPAIEKTGDLLILLNELAPGDVLFIDEIHRLPRNVEEMLYSAMEDFRVDIIVGQESSAHAVQFDLPPFTLVGATTRAGSLSAPLRDRFGIIQHMRYYKVDELQEIVKRSSQIFEVTIEDEASYEIALRSRGTPRIANRLLKRVRDFAQIYNTNAIIDLAITERALSILKIDKAGLDDLDRRILETIIFYYQGGPVGLSTIAANLSEEKETIEDMYEPYLIQMGFLQRTPRGRMATAKAYQHLGIDKEENKDDLKNDRF; encoded by the coding sequence ATGTCTAGTGAAAAAAGGCTTCAAAGTGGTGAAGAATTTTTTGAAGAAGAAGACATGGAAGCTAGCTTAAGGCCGCAACTTCTCAAAGACTACATTGGTCAGGAAGAAACCAAGCACGAACTATCGGTTTATATCCATGCTGCTAGACAGAGGACAGAATCCTTAGACCATGTCTTATTATACGGGCCACCGGGATTAGGAAAAACTACTCTGGCCAATGTCATTAGTAATGAAATGCAGGTCAATATGCAGACCAGTAGCGGTCCAGCCATTGAAAAAACCGGTGATCTTTTAATCTTACTCAACGAACTGGCCCCTGGAGATGTCTTATTTATCGATGAAATCCACCGCCTGCCCCGTAATGTCGAAGAAATGCTCTACAGCGCCATGGAGGACTTTCGTGTTGATATTATTGTTGGCCAAGAGAGTTCAGCCCACGCGGTTCAATTTGATCTGCCTCCATTTACCTTGGTAGGAGCTACGACCAGAGCTGGGAGCTTGTCTGCCCCTTTAAGGGACCGCTTCGGTATCATTCAGCATATGCGCTACTATAAGGTGGATGAATTACAAGAAATCGTCAAGCGGAGTAGTCAAATCTTTGAGGTAACCATTGAAGATGAAGCAAGTTATGAAATTGCTCTACGGTCGCGTGGGACGCCTCGGATTGCCAACCGCTTATTAAAGCGAGTCAGAGACTTTGCTCAAATATACAATACTAATGCAATCATTGATTTAGCAATTACCGAAAGAGCCTTAAGCATTTTAAAAATTGATAAGGCTGGATTAGATGATCTTGACCGGCGCATCTTAGAGACTATTATTTTCTACTATCAAGGTGGCCCGGTAGGCTTATCCACTATTGCGGCTAATTTATCAGAAGAAAAAGAAACCATTGAAGATATGTATGAACCTTATTTAATCCAAATGGGCTTTTTACAACGCACCCCCAGAGGGCGTATGGCCACGGCTAAGGCTTATCAACATTTAGGAATTGATAAAGAGGAGAACAAGGATGACCTTAAAAACGACAGATTTTGA
- a CDS encoding histidine phosphatase family protein — MLKHLYLMRHGETEFNLENRVQGWCDSPLTEKGIRQAELARNMLKEREITFTHGYCSPLDRARETLKYSSPNPMPTETVTGLKEWGFGSLEGKSRDLMPKPLSAPKTDDYYCQYGGERASEVCQRINQSLQTIMTKEDSQQVLAVAHGAVIYQFIKDYLPDPVAGIGNCEIFHFVYDFNTFTFIENMKPYREMSVSGENLFAKSDKTL, encoded by the coding sequence ATGTTAAAGCACTTATATCTCATGCGCCACGGCGAAACAGAATTCAATTTGGAAAACCGGGTACAGGGCTGGTGTGATTCCCCTTTAACTGAAAAAGGTATTCGACAAGCCGAGCTGGCTAGGAATATGCTAAAGGAACGGGAAATCACTTTTACCCATGGCTACTGCTCACCACTTGACCGGGCCAGAGAAACTCTAAAATATAGCAGTCCCAATCCCATGCCCACAGAAACAGTCACTGGGTTAAAAGAATGGGGCTTTGGTTCACTAGAGGGGAAATCCCGCGATCTCATGCCTAAGCCCCTGTCAGCCCCCAAAACGGATGATTACTATTGCCAATATGGTGGTGAAAGAGCCAGCGAAGTTTGTCAACGGATTAATCAGAGTCTTCAAACCATTATGACTAAAGAGGATAGCCAGCAAGTCTTAGCCGTCGCCCACGGAGCAGTCATCTACCAATTTATAAAAGACTACCTCCCTGACCCAGTTGCAGGCATCGGAAACTGCGAAATTTTTCACTTTGTTTACGATTTCAACACCTTCACCTTTATAGAAAATATGAAACCTTATCGGGAGATGTCAGTGTCTGGTGAAAATTTATTTGCAAAATCGGACAAAACGTTATAA
- the mutS gene encoding DNA mismatch repair protein MutS: MAKKKTPMMEQYYQIKDQYPDAFLFFRLGDFYEMFDDDAKKAAQILEITLTSRNRNADDPIPMCGVPYHSADEYVKTLVNQGYKVAIAEQMEDPKQAKGMVDRQVIKVITPGTYYNSSDKENVFICAIIHQGETYALAYTDISTGELKVTHMTAFEMLLTEFSQIQAKEVVFYHELREEDLAQLEQLFPFTSSSINQKTLDQLPETAFEKITQNIKHGIELKALRVLMAYVYSTQFRMVNHWRQAESYELDYYLHMDYFAKRNLELTESIRTQKRSGSLLHFLDETKTAMGGRLLRQWLDRPLIIQATIEERLDQVESLIDAFFERRNIQENLSGVYDLERLVAKISMGQVNARELLQLMNSLKKVPQVSGNLQVIQDNQSDRQGTDVWTKLLNSLAALPEVVETIESAIDPEANISITEGGIIRDGFSDQLDDYRQAIRHGSEWIANLQAKERQVTGIKSLKIGYNKVFGYYIEVTKANLHLLPEGRYERKQTLTNAERFITPELKEMEYRILEAQEKSVDLEYELFLEVREKVKVYQKDLQAIAQATAQVDVIQSLAEISEQNQYVRPHFSGEDRALLIKDSRHPVVEETLGRDDFVPNDIIMDKDTSILLITGPNMSGKSTYMRQLGLTVIMAQMGSFVPASQATLPIFDQIFTRIGATDDLQAGQSTFMVEMMEANQAIQHATDRSLLLFDEIGRGTSTYDGIALAQAILEYLHDHLKAKVLFSTHYHELTDLDNHLPALKNIHVGAIEKDGEVVFLHKVYDGPADKSYGIHVAKLAGLPKSLLSNAAEILSDLESAASKGAEPKQLNLFADQENLNQKTASEDYVLDQLDAVDINHLSPIEALELLNQLQKKLSEED; this comes from the coding sequence ATGGCGAAGAAAAAAACACCAATGATGGAGCAATACTATCAGATCAAAGATCAATATCCCGATGCCTTTCTATTTTTTAGGCTGGGTGATTTTTATGAAATGTTTGATGATGACGCCAAAAAAGCGGCGCAGATTTTAGAAATTACCTTAACGAGCCGAAATCGGAATGCGGATGATCCCATTCCCATGTGTGGTGTTCCCTATCATTCAGCGGACGAATATGTGAAAACCCTAGTCAACCAAGGTTATAAGGTCGCTATCGCTGAACAAATGGAAGACCCTAAACAAGCCAAGGGCATGGTGGACCGCCAGGTGATCAAGGTGATTACTCCGGGAACTTATTACAATTCGAGTGATAAGGAAAATGTCTTTATTTGTGCGATTATACATCAAGGGGAAACCTACGCCTTAGCTTACACTGATATTTCAACAGGCGAGCTGAAAGTGACCCATATGACTGCTTTTGAAATGCTGTTAACAGAATTCTCACAAATTCAAGCCAAGGAAGTCGTCTTTTATCATGAACTGCGTGAAGAAGACTTGGCCCAACTCGAACAGCTTTTTCCTTTTACCAGTTCCTCTATTAATCAGAAAACCCTCGATCAGTTACCAGAAACCGCCTTTGAAAAAATTACTCAAAATATTAAGCATGGTATTGAGCTTAAGGCTCTGCGTGTATTGATGGCTTATGTTTATAGCACCCAGTTTCGAATGGTTAACCATTGGCGGCAAGCGGAATCCTATGAGTTAGACTATTACCTACATATGGACTATTTTGCTAAACGCAATTTAGAATTAACCGAATCGATTCGGACGCAGAAACGTTCGGGAAGTTTGCTGCATTTTCTCGATGAGACTAAAACCGCCATGGGAGGGCGTTTGTTAAGACAATGGCTGGACCGTCCTCTTATTATCCAAGCAACGATTGAAGAGCGCTTAGACCAAGTGGAATCCTTGATCGATGCCTTCTTTGAACGGCGGAATATCCAGGAAAATCTCTCTGGAGTTTACGACTTAGAGCGTTTAGTTGCTAAGATCTCTATGGGGCAGGTCAATGCCCGCGAGCTCCTGCAATTGATGAATTCCTTGAAAAAGGTTCCTCAAGTCTCTGGAAATTTGCAAGTCATCCAAGATAATCAAAGTGATAGACAAGGAACCGACGTCTGGACCAAGCTCCTTAACAGCCTGGCAGCCCTACCAGAAGTGGTTGAAACTATCGAAAGCGCCATTGATCCGGAAGCTAATATATCAATTACTGAAGGTGGCATTATTAGGGATGGCTTTAGTGACCAGCTGGATGACTACCGTCAGGCGATTCGCCACGGATCAGAATGGATTGCTAACCTGCAAGCCAAGGAACGCCAAGTGACCGGGATTAAATCTTTAAAAATTGGCTATAATAAGGTTTTTGGTTATTATATCGAGGTAACCAAGGCCAACCTTCATCTTTTACCAGAAGGGCGTTATGAGAGAAAGCAAACCCTAACCAATGCTGAGCGTTTTATTACCCCAGAACTAAAAGAAATGGAATACCGGATCCTGGAAGCTCAGGAAAAATCCGTAGACCTGGAGTACGAGCTTTTCCTTGAGGTTAGGGAAAAGGTTAAAGTCTACCAAAAAGACTTGCAAGCTATCGCCCAGGCTACTGCCCAGGTGGACGTGATCCAGTCCCTTGCGGAAATTAGCGAACAAAATCAGTATGTGCGTCCTCATTTTAGTGGAGAAGACCGGGCCTTACTGATTAAAGATTCCCGTCACCCAGTGGTTGAAGAAACCTTAGGCCGAGATGATTTTGTCCCTAATGATATCATCATGGATAAGGACACTTCCATTCTATTAATTACCGGACCTAATATGTCAGGAAAATCCACTTACATGCGTCAACTAGGGCTTACCGTGATTATGGCGCAAATGGGAAGTTTTGTACCCGCTAGCCAAGCGACCTTGCCGATTTTTGACCAGATCTTTACCCGGATTGGGGCAACCGATGACTTGCAAGCGGGACAGAGCACCTTTATGGTCGAAATGATGGAAGCTAATCAGGCCATTCAACATGCGACTGACCGGTCCTTGTTACTCTTTGATGAAATTGGGCGGGGGACTTCGACTTATGATGGAATTGCCTTAGCCCAGGCTATTTTGGAGTATTTACACGACCATCTTAAGGCGAAAGTGCTCTTTTCAACCCATTACCATGAACTGACTGACCTGGATAATCACCTGCCAGCCCTTAAGAATATTCATGTTGGCGCCATTGAAAAAGATGGCGAAGTGGTCTTCCTTCATAAGGTTTATGATGGCCCGGCAGATAAGAGCTATGGAATTCATGTTGCTAAACTGGCTGGCTTACCTAAGAGCTTGTTAAGCAATGCAGCTGAGATTTTATCTGACTTGGAGAGTGCAGCGTCTAAAGGGGCCGAGCCTAAGCAGCTTAATCTCTTTGCTGACCAAGAAAATCTCAATCAAAAAACAGCGAGTGAAGATTATGTCTTAGACCAGCTAGATGCTGTTGATATTAATCATTTATCACCCATTGAAGCTTTAGAATTATTGAACCAATTACAAAAGAAACTAAGTGAGGAGGACTAG